One Triticum dicoccoides isolate Atlit2015 ecotype Zavitan chromosome 5B, WEW_v2.0, whole genome shotgun sequence genomic window carries:
- the LOC119309312 gene encoding chloride channel protein CLC-a-like, producing the protein MAIAPPQQPLHVLDPVGSASIASRLDPHRCGRGNSPRWFLLEKRRTEEWEARERFSSVELADKNCKIYDLELTPEELEMYIDLHPFTNTTPYTVVETMSVAKAVVLFRSVVLRHMLIMPKFQGPEISPLVGILTRQDLRAHNILGAFPHLAKKSKAH; encoded by the exons ATGGCGATCGCCCCGCCACAGCAACCTCTCCATGTGCTAGATCCGGTGGGATCCGCCTCCATCGCGTCCCGCCTGGACCCCCACCGCTGCGGCCGGGGCAACTCCCCC CGgtggttccttttggagaagaggaGGACGGAGGAGTGGGAGGCCAGGGAGCGGTTCTCGTCGGTGGAGCTCGCCGACAAGAACTGCAAGATCTACGACCTGGAGCTCACGCCGGAGGAGTTGGAGATGTACATCGACCTCCACCCATTCACCAACACGACGCCCTACACCGTGGTGGAGACCATGTCGGTGGCCAAGGCCGTGGTGCTGTTCCGCTCCGTCGTGCTCCGGCACATGCTCATCATGCCCAAGTTCCAGGGCCCCGAG ATATCTCCGCTTGTGGGGATCTTGACGCGGCAGGACCTGAGAGCGCACAACATCCTCGGCGCGTTTCCGCACCTGGCAAAGAAGAGCAAGGCGCACTGA